A window of Punica granatum isolate Tunisia-2019 chromosome 8, ASM765513v2, whole genome shotgun sequence genomic DNA:
TAGCCTTTCTCAAGACAGGCGCAGCTGCGAAACTCTCTCCTTTAATTCCCCGTTAAAATTGACAGAATAATTTTTTCCGAGTGATATAATAAAGATAGAAAAACCTGTTTATAAACATCGAGAAGGTGCAAAGAAATACATGTACCAAAAGTAGGGTATGTATGGATATCAGGTATATCCGGAACTGGTTGGAACCTATCTATTAGGGTAGGGTCCAAGTAATTCCGATTGAAAATTGAGTAGGATCGGGGTAATAATTTAAGGAACCGGTGAAATAGGTTCCGGTTCTAACATACAGGGTACTCACGGAACTGATACCTGGGACttctattttttctaaaaaaattattttatatttacataattcttTATGAGCGATGTAGTAGCTATAGAATCCTAAAGAGAGCTTATTTATTTTGTCGATTAAGAAGAGTTGCATCAtcctttttttgttaaatagcGACATAATCTTTTCATTGCGTATTTATTTTGTCTATTATATAATTCTAATGAGAGCTATACAATCCTTTAGTTATATGGATGGATGTGATTTCATTTATTGtgcttgaaaagaaaaaaaattgtaggTTCCAACATGGTACCGAGAACATATAGTATAATTCAAGTTTCGGTTCTAGATTCCAATatggtacccggaacctgtagtATAATTCAGGTTTCGGGTCCAGATTTCAACATGTAGGATtcggtttcaaaattttgaaatacatttaatataaaataagatccaagtatcgtgaaaaaaaaaaaacccatacACTCCTAATCAAAAGATGCCCAAAGAAGTCAGCCAAAGCAAGAGACAGGGAGTTAAGTGAACATTAGCCATCCATCTATGAAACAAAAAGTCAGGGCTGCATTCTGCTCCTTCAAAAGCTCGACTATTTCTCTCATACCATATAATaaatctcttctttttcttgctAATATCAAAGACATTCAAGGCTCTTAATTTGCTGTCGACGATGTCGGCTTTCACCCCAATCAAACCCAAACAACTTAAAGCAGCAGCACAGACTTTATGGGTCCAGGAGTAGCGAAGAGGAAGACGGATAGCCGATTCTTCAACCGAggacaaaataaattattttatcaaaACCTTCGGTTAAATTCCCGTAAAATTTGACGGAATAAACGGCATCGCACTAGACATGCAACTAAATCAATAGTTCCTGTCTCTGCATGCAATTTCAAAAATGGTGTGCTAGAATTAGAAGAATGAGCAAAATTcttgtgtgtgtgtttttttttaaattttaactaaccctttatataattttattaacaacTACTTAGTACTAACtactaataatatttttctaccgaaaaaaaccactaatcatatttttaatttaatttgctgcaatgcgaACGTGCTCCCCAGGCCGCATTTCCAGtctagaagaaagaaaagtgcGTGCGTGCGTGCGTGCGTTGGAGAGAGGGGAAAAGGCCATTTTTagacatagagagagagagagagagagaagagagatccATCGGCGGTCGTCGGAGAATTTCGGTACTTCACGGCTTTCTGTTCCAATCGGCAAGAAGAGCCTAATTCAACGGAGGCGGAGGCGATTTGTCCAGAGGAAACGTAATCATGGTGTTCTTCAGGACTGTATCTGCACTTTCCAGGCTGCGTTCTCGTGCTGTAAGCCCCTCCTCTGCTCGCTGTTGATCTTCTCCTCCTCGattccttctctctttttttttttttttttgctgcctTCTTTGCGTTGACCTCGTCGTCCCTTCTAATGCAATTCATTCTACAGGCGGAGCAGCAGTCAGCTCTCCGGAACTCGGTTCGATGGCTTCAGATGCAGAGCTCCTCTGATCTAGTAATCTCTCTccccttccctctctctctctctctctctctccggcAACCTTTTGTCGTGATGGCGAGATATGGATTCTTTGAATTTGGGACCTTTTTGTTAGTTATCATATCTTGCGCGTACGCCGCTTAACTTACGACCTACAAGCCTAAACTAGTTGATACTATTGTTAGTCGATGAATTAGCTGCTGCCTGGTTTCTTGTCGGAATGGTATACATAATCAGTTATAGAGCATCGTGAGTGTGCAAGCTGTGTAGGGTAGATAGAGGTAGTATTCGATGATACGATGAACAATTCCTGTCATTAATTAACGTTGATTCCCATTGAGGCAGCATGTAATTGTGCGTAACTGTAGTACATAATCTTCGATTGGAAGTTTATTGACGCCATGTTTATCTTCCGCTTTTTAGGACCTTCACTCGCAGTTGAAGGAATTGATTCCAGAACAACAGGTTTTTCTCTCAACTTTgcatttgtttcttttctttcccgGGCATCATTTTTCTTGTTTGTGCTGATGTTGTCATTATGACTACACTTTAAGCCCCGAAATACTTCTTTCCAGAATTGATGTTTCCTATCATTCCATTTAGAGCCCTACCTGTACAACATGCCTATCTTTGTTTTTGATCCCTCTCTGTGATATGTCCTGGGCTATCATAAATTATACCATAGTCCGAGGTTTGCTGGTTTTTTCTAAAACATATTATGGCTTGGTTTGACAGTGCTGTCATTGGTGGAAtagtgctgaaattaaagtgctaaaaaataattgataatCCTTTTGGACGACACTAAAGAAATTCATGAGAAATAGTATGAGCATTAGTAATTTCAATAATATGAACCTGCTAAAGAAATTCATGTTAGCGACTACCAAAGTGCAGCCAAATCATTGTTCTAAAATTTTACTCTTCTATTTAAAAGATTGTGGAAAGGTACTTATAGAACCTCCACCACACTCCCATACACACCTTATGGCTAATAGACATGATAAATGATTCTGGAACTCTGGACTCATCTATGACACACTGACCATTTCACTATGGTACTGTTTGCAGCATCTCGACCCTACTCAATCATagtttaattgattttattatttggttACAGGAGCGTCTGAAGAAGCTTAAATCTGAGCATGGAAAGGTCCAATTGGGAAATATTACTGTTGACATggtaaatgaatttttataaaGATGAAGCAAATGACAATTCTTTTTCTctgatactttttttcttcatgctttctttctattttaattaacCTTTACAGCTTTTACTGCTAAGGTACTCGGTGGCATGCGAGGAATGACAGGATTGCTATGGGAAACTTCATTGCTTGACCCAGATGAGGTGTGTGCTTGTAATCctatcaataatttttattttggattATGAAGAACTTACTGAATCATTATCTATGCTGCTTTTGTTCTCAAGACTTTTGTCGTTTGAGGAAGAGGATCATATTCTGTTTTCAATTTATGGTCTGATTGGTGGCCACCTTGACTTACTTCGACTCCAGGGTATTCGTTTTCGTGGTCTCTCCATCCCTGAATGCCAAAAGTTACTACCAGCTGTGAAACCTGGTGGAGAGCCACTTCCTGAGGGTCTTCTTTGGCTCCTTTTAACAGGAAAGGTAAGTAATTATGAGTATTTCAATTGTTTCAACTTGTTGCTACTTGCTAGTGAGATCATAATGACATGCCTTCCTTCTCAGGCTTCGTTTGTGAAATacaaaagataaataaattttcatgcaTTTCCTTTATTAGGATTTCCCAGACTTTATTAACTAATTGTTTATGTTCTTACCTTCCCATGCCTTGGTTCCCTTCGTCAACTTTTCCACAAGAGATATAAAGCATATAATTTTGAGTACGAATTGGGTTGGAAATAGGCAAGCTCAGTTGTGGCACTTGGGTCATCAACTAGAAAGGATTTTGACATTTCTTGGAGCCATTAGAACCTCCATTTTATTTGGAGGTATCCTTTTGCAGTATTctccttctgttgtgtggcCTTATGTGTCAACTTCTGCCTTTTTATTTAGTCTCCACAGATTATCTTTGTGTGCCCCCACAAAAACCTTCTTCGAATGCCCTCTAAATCTTCCCACCACCAGTGATGTTGGAAGTAGGCACATGTAATACACCAGCGACATAGACAAAGCAGATTTAACAATAGTGAGGCGGCTACACTCAGAAGGATAACCTCGCTTTGACTTCCAAAATTAGAAGCTCTTACCAACTCAAATTTTCATGGAGTTAAAAGACGAAAAACGATCAATTAGAaggttttcctttttcaagaAACAAACTGCAAGTGCAATGTTAAGATCATAATGATGGAAGCATTGGATTTGTAGTGCACATTTCTAATGTACCATGCATAAACTCTGCTGTCAGAATCATATAGAATTTGTAGATTTAAGCAATTCAATTTCTCCCTTTTATCAGGTTCCCAGCAAAGAGCAAGTGGATGCACTATCAAGTGAATTGAGAAGCCGTGCAGCTGTTCCAGGTCAGTTGCTTTGCTGTGTAGATGTACTAGGAGTTGCTCCAGAATGCTGGATAGACCTTCTTTACTATAGTTATTGATGCATTTCCTTGATGGCTTTGTGGCACCATGTTACATCATTTGGGGAAGTTCTGGGAAACATCTGAAATAATTCTTCCATTGTTTATGCTTTGTTCGGCATTTGAGTTAagttttaactcaactctattttaactttaaatatatataaattaattggattgtgatgattatgttgttgaattatgagagaaagtgtgaaaaagtaatgaatcgttgagagaaagtaatgattgtgttgttgaattgtggaaaaagtgatgaatagttgagagaatttagtattaaaaatttgattgaatggttaaaaaaattgaagaaaaaagggaaaagtaataattgtgttgttgaattaaacaTAAGTGGAGTAGATTAAAAATAAgttgtaaaaccaaacaaatggTTAAAAACTCTAATAAATTCCATGATGAATATGGATATTTGttatgaaattttcattttgcttGAACAAAATCTCTAGATAATTCCGAAAAAAGTGTTTGCTAAATGTCGCGACTTTTGAAAACTGGCTTGCAGATTACGTGTATAAGGCTATCGATGCTCTACCAGTGACAGCTCATCCGATGACTCAGTTTGCAACTGGTGTAATGGCCCTTCAGGTTGTAATTTGACCCTTCAACATATTTCTCTGTTCTTTCATTTGAAAAGCAAAGTTTGAGCAAGATAAAGTATTGTTCATATGTATCTGTGGAGATATAAACCCTGGATGTTCCACCACCTGCACCTTCCTTCTTCTTAAGCACTCTTAGCTATGGGTCTTTAAACTTATTGTGCTAGTGCTCATAATCTGTGGACTCTTGTGAAATTTCATATCATTGCTTTTGGAAGACTTGGAATGATATCTTGTGATGCAGTCACCCTTTCATTTATATGAACTTGTAGAATATCTGACTTGCAAGATGTTATAGGATACCTCCTTGGactttatatttttcctttttcccttgGACCTTTGAGTTTATCAGTTATTGTTGGTAGTCTTTTTGCCTATTCACTTCTATCTTTTGCTGGTAAGTTCAATCTTCTGGAGATATATGAGTGGATTTTTTATAAGTGCACTATAATTGTGTTGGCAAGCATCTTAAGACATTGCATAAGAAAGGTCCAGGTGTAAGTGTCGCATAAGTGGATCACATGCTAAAGTTGTAAGGGTTCAATTTCATTCAGGTGCAAAGTCAATTCCAAAAGGCATATGAGAAGGGGATTCATAAATCTAAGTAAGTACTCTTATTGTTTGTGAAATATGGCTTCCTATTGAACTTTCCATATTGTATTCAAATCTTTGCTGGATTGTAGGTACTGGGAGCCTACATATGAGGACTCTCTTAGTCTAATTGCTCGTGTTCCAGttgtcgctgcctatgtttaTCGAAGGTCAGTTGACATAATACATGTTTTATGATTGCAGACTACCGTTTGCTCCCCGATATTCTTTTGCATTGTTGAACTCATTCAGTGGGTGCGGGGTGTTCAGTTTCATCTCGTATTCCTTCTGTTAGAGTTTGAACTCTGATGGATATTTCCCTTTCATTTACCTTTGTTCTTCTTCACatgagattttattttttacccTTTTTACAATATCTTGTTTGCTTCTTCCTTTTAAGGATGTACAAGAGTGGTGATGTTATACCCACAAATGATTCTCTGGATTATGGGGGTAATTTCTCTCACATGCTTGGATTTGATGACCCTAAAATGCAAGAGCTCATGAGGCTATATGTCACAATTCACAGGTTTGTGTACCCTCGGAAATCATAATTTCATGTACATGTGAAAGTGGCACGGTGATTTGTCTCATCATTTTCtactttcttcttcctttgcaGTGATCATGAAGGGGGGAATGTTAGTGCTCACACGGGCCACCTTGTAAGTTAAATTTGATACATGCCTTGATTTCCTTGCATTTTAGCTAACAAGCAGTTTGCAGAAAATGTGTTTGCCTAACATCATTTGAAACTTACTTTGATTTTACTGGTAAAGATTTTCATTGATACCATCGGTCATCTAAGAATTTATCTTGACTTATCGGAGTACAGGGTAAGTGTTTTTGCAATGTGTGTATATGATGAGTTGGTTTTGCTATGTGCAGGTAGCTAGTGCACTTTCAGATCCCTATCTTTCATTTGCAGCTGCATTGAATGGTCTAGCTGGTCCACTCCATGGTTTGGCTAATCAGGTGACTCATTTGCCCTGCAATATTATGTGTTCCCCACTCAGTTTGTTTTAAATATATAGGGAAAATTAAGTAATAATAATCAGGGAACCCATATAATTTTGAGGTTGATCTTAACTGTTGCTTGATATAGTACTTCTGTACTTTATTCTTTACAAATTGGTTCTGGTCAAGTCAGTTGTTACTTCTTGTATACGTGATTGCCCATGATACGAATTATGCACTTACCTAATTATGTGTTAGATTGTGTTTTTTCATATGTAAGATTTAGCCTAGATAAATGGAGCGTCACCAGAAATTTAtgtcatttataatataaCCGCAGTTTGTTACTTCACATTTAGACAAGACTCTTGGTTCTATTTGTTAATGAATGCATCCTTTGAAAAAATAGAATCAAGTTCAACCTTTCACCTAGGGATATGTAGACATCACTTTCAATTTCCGAGTCTTTTCATGATTAAACAATTGACCGCATGAGATGGTCATCTTAAGTGTTTCATAGTTGTATGAGTGACCATCCTGAGAACCTCTATAATCTATTCATAATTACTTCTAAATATATAACACATGGTAGCTTAGTTCCCTAGTGTGTTTGCATTTTTCTTGTTAGCTTACGAGTGAATGTTTGTCCTTGCTTTTTGAAGATTTGATTGCTTATATGTCCTCATTATATTCTCTTCTTGAAATCTCGTGACTTTTGCCCCCTGCTAATTGTGGCATTTCCGGCAGGAAGTGTTGCTTTGGATCAAATCTGTTGTAGATGAGTGTGGAGAAAATATTTCTACCGAGCAGTTAAAAGACTATGTTTGGAAGACATTGAATAGTGGAAAGGTGAGTTCATATATTTCCTATCTTTAGatccaaatctattaatttcTTGATGTTACTAGGGTTATTATGATTTGTCTCAGAGCATTGCTCGTATCTTCTTGGTTGGATTTATTGATTTTCATTGTTTTATTGATTGCAAAAAGAATAGCATAAGGGCTGGGATCAGCGCACAATGCTCATAAAGCAAAACCATGGACCAAGCTTTCCTGTTTAGATGCCTTCTGCAGCCCCTTAAAGTTCCATGTCCAGGCATATTCTTTAGCGAGCTCTTTGATCCTCATGAAATTCTCTGGACTATGGTCATATAGCTATTGAGGTTCAGATATTTCAAGTGAACATCTGTCGGAATAGTCGATCAATTGACTTTTATATTACTGTCTCTGTTATCTTTTTTGAATCTTCAGGTGGTTCCGGGATTTGGTCATGGAGTGCTCCGTAAAACAGACCCCAGATACACATGTCAGAGGGAGTTTGCACTGAAGCACTTACCTGATGATCCGCTATTCCAGCTGGTCAAAACTTTTATCCCTCTTTTTTCGATAGGATCAAAACTGTTATCCCTCGACTATTAATACAAAGGTTTTGGCACATACGATGCATACTCAAGAAACTTTATCTCAAATGATTTCTGCAGGTGTCCAAGCTCTATGAAGTGGTGCCTCCTATTCTCACCGAGTTGGGGAAGGTATGTTGCCATTTTCTCTGAGATGCTTTGTATACCAACTTGAAGATCATTGGAGCCACATATGTTATGACTTGTGTATTGGAGTTTTGTTCTTTAAAGCATATTCCTAGTCTTTTGTACTTAAAGCCATTGATGAATCATTCTGTAATGTTAATTGATGTCTTAGGAATGGCTTGCtgtaaatctatatattaatattatgtcCTCACGCAGATTTACACGTCATTAGTATTTTGAGAGTTGGTGATTGTAGTGTCTGCTGTTCCAAGCAAAGGATATACAGTGTCATATCTGATTTGGTTTAACTGTTGCAGGTAAAAAACCCGTGGCCGAATGTTGATGCGCACAGTGGAGTTCTACTGAATCACTTTGGACTGACCGAAGCTAGGTAAGATTCCGTGGACTCAAATTTGTTTCTGCATCTTTACCTAGTATCAGATGACAATAGAATTCAATAAAATGTGAACAGGTACTACACTGTTCTTTTCGGTGTATCGAGGAGCATCGGCATATGCTCTCAGGTAATTAACTAACTATGCCATTCTTCCGAGGGTTGTTGAGActtcttttcttctattttcccATTGCATTGGGATAAGTACCTGACAAAAGTTTGCTGTGTCTTGTTCAGTTGATCTGGGATAGAGCACTCGGATTGCCTCTTGAGAGGCCCAAAAGTGTCACAATGGATTGGCTGGAAAATTACTGCGGGAAGGTGGCTTCGGCCTGAACGGGAGATGGATGAGCATCATTTTGCATTCGTGTCTGTCAATAAATTGCGAGAGCCTTGGTTTCGCGATGCTGAGAGAATGCACTAATAATAAACTGCGAGCTTCATTAGTTTTTGTTGGGATATGTGGGTGCCTGGGCATAGTGATTATTTTTTGGGGAGAGTAAAAAATGGAAAGTCaaatttgaccaaaaaaattacaattttctTTGCTCCTGTTCTTCTGTTCTAATTGTCTACCTGTCAGTTCTAATAACATTACCATGACTATATCAATATGATACTTGGTTTCATATATTTCAGGAAATTATAATTCGGTTTAGTAACTGCAAATGCATCGTACATACGTACAGCCGAAAAGGTACCATATCAATCAGAGGACATAATCCTTGAAACTCTTACCTCTGCTTATGACTGtagaagaaaatggaaatccGATCTTTGATGGAGGAGAGGCTGGATTTGCATTGGACGCTCAATGTCTGTCAAAGATCAGAAAATCTCTTCCATCGATGAGGGCGTGCTGAAAACGCAAATGGCACCGGACACCGGTTGGTATAATGTGAAATCTTGATGGCAAGACGGTATTGGGGTCGCAAATGTGAAGATATAATGCAGGGACGTAGATGTTGAGCGTACATATATACCGTGGAGTTGACATTGAGCAACAAGGATTTCGTTATATAATTCACTGGATCCTCGGCCATCATTGTTCTCATCCCCCTCATTACctgaaattataattcaagCTCGGGAGAATTTTCATGCGAGAGAGACACCAACTGAATCCTCAACTCTCTTCCGTTGAATATTCCTTAAATGACACTTAACCCAttctcaaaaaaaattgacaccCTCCATTTTTTGGGTGTATAGCCTGGCATCCGAAAACCCAACAGAcctcgactaattcaattcgagtcaGGTGAGTTtaaactcttttaaaatcgatttttttcatttcacgAGACTTAAACCCGAAACTTTACTTGAGGAGAATAAGCCGAACCGTTTGAACCGACTCATGTTGGTTGGCATCCTCTATTCAACTTTATTGATGAACACCGTTAGAATATTCCGTGAAATATTCcattaacttttataattatttcaaatttttttaaaatatcgaacaacaacaataacaataatgaATAGATAAAGATGCTTATTTCTAAACATTTTAACTTATTCTCAAACCAGTATAATCGGTAATTATCTTTCAACACTTTTATAATGGGAAAATGACACTATTGGTCCTATTTGTTTGCCGATTTTTGACATCGAGTCATAAATGTTTCAGTTTGAAAAAATAAGTCCCATAAGTTGGACAAAGTGTCATTTTTGGTCCTATCCATTACCCCTGTTAACGGAGTTGCCAACAGGGCTAACGGAATCACCAGCTAGCCGTTAAGTGGCGATGTGGCGTGAATGGCCCGACTCCACGCGTGCGGGCAGCCCAAATTCCGGAAGACCCGGCTTGAATTTCAACCCGGCACCCGGCTTCTCCTTCGATTCTACCCGAGTAAAATtcccaaaatttcaaaaccctaATTCGTTCCTAATCGTAAACCCCACTCCTCCCTCCTGAAATTGACTTCTTCCCTTTCCTTCCTCCCTCCTGAAATCGATTCTTCCTCCGTCTTGAACACAACTTGTCCCCTCGGTTGAACCGAAAATGGAGCAGCTTGGAGCAGCTCGTCCCTCTTCTGAACCGAAAATGGATCTCCTGAACCGAAAATGGAGCTCTTCGGTTGAATCCAATAAGATTACTGAATAAACTAATATTAAAGCAAATTAAAGGCATCATAATTAGCAAGATCTGGGGGCAACTCCGTTAACGGGGGTAACGGATAGAACAAAAAATGACACTTTTttcaaacttataggacttgTTTTTTCAAACTGAAATATTTAGGACTCGATGTCAAAAATCGGCAAACAAATAGGACTAATAGTGTCATTTTccccttttataattataCTTCAGTATTCCAAACCAAGTCTTAATCctcttaatttttcttttagaatattaaacaaataaagaaataaagaattattatatataaatatacaaataccATAATAGCGACAACCCAAATTTAACCTATATTCATGAGTTTAGATCCTTCCCAAAAACCAAATCTTTCTTGACCAATATTTAAGTATGTACTCTTAAACACTTAAAATAtcaactttttaattatttttcaaaaaagtgAAAAGTGATTAACATGAGTATCTATCCAAACTTCAGGAGTAAAATCACAAGAAACAAGAATACGAAGAACAGATTGAAATTCACCAAACAATTGGGGGAAGAAATGAAATCAGAAAACTTCTACGAGACGACAACGTCTTCAACGACGTCACCAACTTCCAACCTCCCCTATCTTCTCCTTCACGGGCGACATATAAAGCTCACGGCCACCGTCTTCAAGCAGCAACAAAGCCCAAGCCGTCGGCGGCGACGGAGGAGATATTGCTTCTCTCGTACGGCCTCTCTCGtgcggagagagagagagagggagggagtcCCGAGTTTCCTTATCTGTGCTCTTACGATCATGTCCGCCTCTAGGGTTCCCCTTCTCTAGTAGGGTGGAGGAATTGGTAAAACTTCTTTCCCGCGGCTGAAAGGGATAATTCTTGACTTCTTCGATCTTCTTTCCCGATGGAGGACGGAATTCTGCTGCGCACATTGGGTGTCACTTCCGCGAACCCCGAAGAAATTGAGCGGCATGTTATTGCTGAAGCAGAGGTACGCTCTCCGATAATGCTATCAGTGAGACCCGGGGGGTAGGATGAGTAAATTCGATCACTTACATGCATAATTTCGATGCAAATGGTGCTGGGTCGGTTGTTTAGCGGTTACAATATATGCTAGTGTGTTCAAATTATTGCGTTCCATCGTCATCGAACTGCTCACAATGCATTCAGTGCTGTGAAATCTGGTTCAGATTGGCTGAGTACGAATTAATTGTTCGGGCATATGATGGCTGAATTTGTGGTGGTTGCAGGGGCAAAATGATGCTGGGAGTAGAGGCAGCAGCGAAGATGGGGAGCCG
This region includes:
- the LOC116188618 gene encoding citrate synthase, mitochondrial, translated to MVFFRTVSALSRLRSRAAEQQSALRNSVRWLQMQSSSDLDLHSQLKELIPEQQERLKKLKSEHGKVQLGNITVDMVLGGMRGMTGLLWETSLLDPDEGIRFRGLSIPECQKLLPAVKPGGEPLPEGLLWLLLTGKVPSKEQVDALSSELRSRAAVPDYVYKAIDALPVTAHPMTQFATGVMALQVQSQFQKAYEKGIHKSKYWEPTYEDSLSLIARVPVVAAYVYRRMYKSGDVIPTNDSLDYGGNFSHMLGFDDPKMQELMRLYVTIHSDHEGGNVSAHTGHLVASALSDPYLSFAAALNGLAGPLHGLANQEVLLWIKSVVDECGENISTEQLKDYVWKTLNSGKVVPGFGHGVLRKTDPRYTCQREFALKHLPDDPLFQLVSKLYEVVPPILTELGKVKNPWPNVDAHSGVLLNHFGLTEARYYTVLFGVSRSIGICSQLIWDRALGLPLERPKSVTMDWLENYCGKVASA